In Candidatus Caccoplasma merdavium, a single window of DNA contains:
- a CDS encoding porin produces MKKLLLATAIGLLPILAPAQETETYDKDGTSVPARVYFKDGKLHFASKNEKFHLWFDNRIYIDGSYYAPTSDITGLSSKPNKDLEEDDGIFRFNNGVSIRRARFALKAELYNWFAEFDLDFAYNEVEIKDMFLGYRFNDHISIQAGHFKEPMSMERLTSSKYLSSNERPMPVEMFAGGRRLGIAATAWNKHWWVSGGVFGQQVDIIQKEKNRGSDGYGFTGRVAVSPVVNDVLTLHLGGYATYRTPDAAGEEDRFVEFRTFPESRTDRRRFVRAEIPNVNHYATYGIEAAVRWDKLLVYGEYIFTDLSRYKRGTDGMKQPLKNATFNGWYATASYMILGKQRRYSPEDAEFGPMEVRRKGGNLEISARASHVNLNDFHDASSVITGGKAYAYNATLNWYPIRNVLLGLNYTFVDNDKYADDKGHITQNGLSLSQVRPEGIDFNIIQLRLLVSF; encoded by the coding sequence ATGAAAAAGCTACTGCTGGCCACCGCCATCGGACTGCTTCCGATATTGGCTCCGGCCCAAGAAACAGAGACCTATGACAAAGACGGCACAAGTGTTCCGGCACGGGTCTATTTCAAAGACGGGAAGCTGCATTTTGCGTCGAAGAACGAAAAGTTCCATCTTTGGTTCGACAACCGCATATACATCGATGGCTCTTACTACGCTCCCACGAGCGACATCACAGGTTTGTCGTCCAAGCCCAACAAAGACTTGGAAGAAGACGATGGCATCTTCCGTTTCAACAACGGCGTGAGTATTCGCCGGGCTCGCTTTGCCCTGAAAGCCGAACTGTATAACTGGTTTGCCGAGTTTGACCTCGACTTTGCCTACAACGAAGTCGAAATCAAGGACATGTTCCTGGGATACCGGTTCAACGACCACATCTCGATACAGGCAGGGCACTTCAAGGAACCCATGAGCATGGAACGTCTCACCAGTTCGAAATACCTCTCGTCGAACGAACGGCCCATGCCGGTAGAGATGTTTGCCGGAGGTCGACGCCTGGGTATCGCCGCCACGGCGTGGAACAAACACTGGTGGGTGAGCGGTGGTGTCTTCGGGCAACAGGTCGACATCATTCAGAAAGAGAAAAACCGTGGCAGCGACGGTTACGGATTTACCGGCCGCGTAGCGGTATCGCCCGTTGTCAATGACGTGCTGACACTGCACCTCGGCGGATATGCGACCTACCGTACCCCCGATGCCGCCGGCGAGGAAGACCGGTTCGTGGAGTTCCGCACCTTTCCCGAAAGCCGCACCGACCGTCGTCGCTTCGTCCGTGCAGAGATACCCAACGTAAACCACTACGCCACCTATGGCATCGAAGCAGCTGTCCGTTGGGACAAACTGCTCGTCTACGGAGAATATATCTTCACCGACCTCTCCCGATATAAACGAGGAACCGACGGCATGAAGCAACCGTTGAAAAACGCCACGTTCAACGGCTGGTATGCCACCGCTTCATACATGATACTGGGGAAACAACGCCGCTACTCTCCCGAAGATGCCGAATTCGGCCCGATGGAAGTGCGCCGCAAAGGGGGTAATCTTGAAATATCAGCCCGGGCCAGCCATGTCAATCTCAACGATTTCCATGATGCTTCATCGGTCATCACGGGAGGAAAAGCCTACGCCTACAATGCCACCCTCAACTGGTATCCCATACGCAACGTCCTGCTGGGACTGAACTATACGTTTGTCGACAACGACAAATACGCCGACGACAAAGGTCATATCACCCAAAACGGGTTGTCACTCAGCCAAGTGCGTCCAGAAGGCATAGATTTCAACATCATACAATTACGACTACTTGTATCTTTCTAA